The Lipingzhangella halophila genome segment TGGCGGCGCGGGTGCTCACCCCCGCGGAGCCGCCCAGCGTCCCGGTCAGCCACATCCACCAGCCCAGGACCTCGGTGCGCGAGGAGGGGGCGACGGTGGTCCAGCGGTTGCGCGCCGCCCAGACACTGACGTTCGCGGAGCTGATCGCCGACTGTACCGATACCTTCGAGGTGGTTGCCCGGTTCCTCTCGCTGCTGGAGCTGTACCGGGCCGCGAACGTCGAGTTCGACCAGCCCGAGCCCCTCGGGCGGTTGGTCGTGACGTGGACCGGCGAGGCCGACGGGGAGGTCACCCTCGCCGACGAGTTCGACCGGGCGAGGAACGAGCAGGAGAGCGAGGAACAGCCGTGACCTGGGGTGAGGCCACGTCCGAGGAGAGCGCGCCCGTTTCGCGGCCGGATTCCGGCGGTGAGCACGCCGAGCTGCGACGGGGCCTGGAGGCGGTGTTGATGGTGGTCGACCAGCCGGCCACCGAGATCGATCTCGCGCGCGCCTTCGACCGCAGCGTGGGGGAGATCTCCGACACCCTCGAAGAGCTCTCGCGCGAGTACACCGAGCAGGGGCGGGGGTTCGATCTGCGGCACGTCGCCGACGGGTGGCGTTTCTACACCCGGCCCGAGCACGCCGACATCGTCGAGCACTTCCTCAAGGAGGGCCAGGAGGTGCGGCTCACCCAGGCAGCCCTGGAGACCCTGGCGGTCGTGGCCTACCGCCAACCGGTCGCGCGCGGCCGGGTGTCCGCTGTGCGCGGTGTGAACTGTGACGGCGTTATGCGTACCCTCGTACTGCGGGGTCTGATCGAGGAGACCGGGCAGGACCCGGAGTCCGGCGCGCTGCTCTTCCGCACCACGAATTACTTCCTGGACCGGCTCGGCCTGCGCAGTCTCGACGAGCTTCCGGACCTCGCGCCATTTCTGCCTGACGACATCGAAGGTATAGACGACACCGGTGAACGCACCACGTGAGAATCCAAAGTCCCGCGGTGAGCGGGGCTCCAACGACCAGCGCGGTGAGCGCGGTCGGTCCGCACCGCGCGGTGAGCGCGGAGCCGGCTCTGGCGGCAAGGGCGGCCCGAAGCGGCGCGACGACAAGGCCCCGGAGCGCAAGGGCGCCAAGGAACGCGGCGGCAACCGTCGCGATGGCGCCGCGCGTGGCGGCACGGGCAACCGCGAGACCAAGAACGACAAGAGCGCCCCCGCCAACCGTCGCGATGGCGGTGCGGGCGAGCGCCAGACCAAGGGCGGTCCGAAGGGGCGCGACGACAAGGCCCCGGAGCGCAAGGGCGCCAAGGAACGCGGCGCCGACCGCCGTGAGGGCGCCGCGCGTGGCGGCACGGGCGAGCGCCAGACCAAGCCGGACAAGGGTTCCCCCGCCTACCGCCGCGGCGGTGGGGGCAAGGAGCAGCGTCCCGGATCCGGCGATCGGACCGGCCAGGGCGAGCAGACCGGGAAGCAGTCCGAGAGCCGGCTCTCCGTAGCCGCCCGCGAACGCCTGGCCGCGCTGCGCGCCGACTACGAGCCCGGTGACGGGGACCTGCCCGATGACCGCGACGAGTACCAGGACGTGCCGGGCGGGATCCGGCTGCAGAAGGCCCTCGCGCAGGCCGGGGTGGCCAGCCGGCGCGCGAGCGAGGAGATGATCGCGGCCGGCCGCGTCACGGTCGACGGCCACCTGGTGCGCCGCTTCGGGGCCCGGGTCGACCCGAACACCTCGGAGGTCCGGGTCGACGGAATGCGCGTGGCCACCGCGCCCGACCTGATGTACTACGCCCTGAACAAGCCGCGCGGGGTGGTCAGCACGATGTGGGACCCCGAGGGCCGCCGCACCCTCGCTGACTACACGGGGCAGACCGAGGAGCGGTTGTTCCACGTCGGCCGCCTCGACACCGAAACCGAGGGCCTGATCCTGCTGACCAACGACGGTGAGCTGGCCAACCGGCTGACCCACCCGCGCTACAAGGTGGTCAAGACCTACGTCGCCAAGGTGCCGGGACCGGTGCCGCGCGGCGTCGTGACCCAGGTGCGCAAGGGCGTAGAGCTGGAGGACGGTCCGGTCAAAGCCGACTCGTTCCGCGTGCTGGAGAACCTGGAGCCCAAGGCCCTGGTCGAGGTGCAACTGCACGAGGGGCGCAAGCGCATCGTGCGGCGGCTGCTTGACGCCGTGGGCCATCCTGTCCACGAGCTGGCGCGTACGCGGATCGGCCCGATCGGCCTGAACGCGCTCAAGCCGGGAACGGTGCGGGTCCTCACCGCGAAAGAGGTCAGTGAGCTCTACACTGCCGCTGGGATGTAGCCCCAGCGCTGGGAGTCTTACGGCGCGACCGAGTGACGAAAAGGACGGGACGACACGTGGCGGTACGAGCGGTCCGCGGTGCGGTGCAGGTGGACGCGGACGAGCGGGAACTCATCCTGGAGGCGACCACTGAGCTGGTCTCCGCGGTGATGCAGCGCAACGAGCTGACCACGGACGACGTGATCAGCGTGCTCTTCACCACCACCTCCGACCTCACCGCGGAGTTCCCGGCGCTGGCCGCGCGCAAGCTCGGCTTCACCGATGTCCCGCTCATGTGTGCCGGCGAGATCGCGGTGCCGCACGGCCTGCCGCGCGTGGTGCGGCTCATGGCCCACGTCGAGACCGATCGTCCCAAGTCCGAACTGCAGCACGTCTACCTGCGCGGCGCCCAGGCGCTGCGTCTGGACATCGCGCAGTAGACGCGCGAATCCAGGCACGGGTTCCGCGCCGAACCCGGCCGCGGGGACACCTCCGGCACCGGGAGTGACCCCGCGGCCGGGTTCGGCGCGAGGCGCGCTGCCCCTCCCCGGGTCCCTTACGCTGGGGAGAACGATTTTCAGGCCGGGACAACGGGGGAGAGGCGACCATGGTCCAGCGCGCGATCGTGGTGGGCACCGGGCTCATCGGGACGTCCATCGCGCTGGCGTTGCGCGAGAACGGCGTCGAGGTGGCGCTGAGCGACCCCGACCCGGCCACTCTCGATCTGGCGTGTGAGCTCGGCGCGGGCAGCGCCCTCGACCCCGGCTCGATGGGCACGCCCGCCGACATCGCGGTCATCGCGGCGCCGCCCCGGGTCATCCCGGCTGTGCTGCGCGACCTCCAGGACCGGGGGCTGGCCCACGTCTACACGGACTGCGCCAGTGTGAAGGACAGCGTGGTCCGCGAGACCACCCGGCTCGGCTGCGACCTGGCCACCTACGTGCCCGGTCACCCGATGGGGGGCAGGGAGAAGCACGGCCCCAGCGCCGCGCGCGCCGACCTGTTCCTCGGTCGTTCCTGGGCGCTGTGCCCCACGGGCAAGGCGGACCCGGGGGCGGTGGCCACGGTGGCCGAGGTGGCACGGCTGTGCGGCGCCGAACCCCTGACGCTGGACGCCGCCCGGCACGACAGCGCCGTCGCGCTGGTCTCGCACGCGCCGCACGTCACGTCGTCCGCTGTGGCCGCCCGGATGGTCGGCGGTGATGAGACCGCGCTGGCTATGGCCGGGCAGGGGGTGCGCGACGTCACGCGCATCGCCGCCGGTGACCCGGAGATGTGGCAGGAGATCCTGCGGCACAACGCGGCGCCGGTCGCCGACATCCTGGAGGCGGTCGCCACCGACCTCACGGCCACCGCCGAGGCGCTGCGCGCGGGCGGCGGCTCCGGCACCGAAACCGTGCGCGATCTGCTGGAACGCGGTCGTCACGGGCACGACCGGATCCCTGGCAAGCGCGGCGCGCAGCGGGTCCCCGGTTTCGCGTCGCTGCCGGTGGTGATCCCCGACGAGCCCGACTCGCTGGGCCGGCTCTTCGCCGCGGTGGGAGCCGCCGGGGTGAACATCGAGGACGTGCGGATCGACCACAGCCCGGGCCTGCCCGTCGGGGTGGCCCAGCTGTACGTCCAGCCCGAGGCGCTCACCGAGCTCGCCGAGGTCCTGGCCGATCAGGGCTGGTCGGTGCACGCCTGACCAGATCGCGTGTGCCCGGCCGGGTATGTCGCGGTTGTACGCTGAATCGTTGAGACGACAAGCACACCCCGGAGGAGAGGACCGACGTGAACGCGCAGGGTAACGCTCGGACCACGGCGACCGACGAAGAGCGGTCCGCTCCCCGCGGCGGCGGTCCCGGCGTCGTCGTCGCCATCGACGGGCCGTCCGGGTCGGGCAAGTCCAGCACGGCACGGGGCGCGGCCAAGGTGCGCGAGCTGCGGTACCTCGACACCGGGGCGATGTACCGGGCTTTCACCTGGTGGGCGCTGCGCAACGGCGTCGACACCGCCGACCCCGCGGCCGTCGCGGCGGTGGTGTCCCGGCCGGCCATCGTCATGGGCATGGACCCGTCCGATCCCACCGTGCGGGTGGACGGCACGGACGTCGCCCAGGACATCCGGAGCCAGGAGGTCACCGAGAACGTCAGCGCTGTCAGCGCTGTGCCCGAAGTGCGGGCACGCCTGGTCGCGCTGCAGCGTGACCTCATCGCCGAGGCGCGCAGCGAGGCGGGGGGCATCGTGGTCGAGGGGCGCGACATCACGACGGTTGTCGCTCCCGAGGCCGAGGTGAAGATCTACCTGACCGCCAGCGCCGAGGCGCGCGCCGAGCGGCGCAGCAAGGAGGTGCGGTCGAGCGACATCGCGGCGACCCAGGCCGACCTGATGCGCCGCGACCTGTTCGACTCCAGCCGCTCCGACTCCCCGCTGACCCAGACCGAGGACGCGCTGGAGCTGGAGACAACCGGGCTCTCGCTGGACGAGGTGATCGCCCTCGTCGCGAAGCTGACCGACGAGGCCAGCGGAGAGGTCGTGCGGAGCACCGGCGCGATCTGAGCCGGGCACCGCGCCGTGCCCCACGGGGGCACCGAGTACATGCTGGCTCCACGGCACGCGTCCTGGGCGCGTGGAGCCATCGCCACCAGGAGAAAGACGTGTTCGATGACTGAGTTTACGTATGCGACGAACGGCCCGCCCGAGGGGGACGAGGAGACCGTCGTCAAACCGGTGGTAGCCGTCGTCGGGCGGCCCAATGTTGGTAAGTCATCCCTGGTGAACCGGGTGATCGGGCGCCGCCAGGCGGTCGTGGAGGACGTGCCCGGGGTGACCCGGGACCGGGTGGCCTACGACGCCCATTGGCGGGAGCGGGAGTTCACGCTCGTCGACACGGGCGGCTGGGACATCAACGTCAGCGGGCTGGCCGCGACGGTCGCCCGGCAGGCCGAGTACGCCGCTCAGACCGCTGATGTGGTGCTGTTCGTGGTGGACGCGACCGTGGGGATCACCGACACGGACGAAGCCGTCACGCGGGTTCTGCGCGGAGCGGGCAGGCCGGTGGTGCTCGCGGCGAACAAGGTCGACGGCCAGCGGCAGGAGCCCGAGGCCATGGAGCTGTGGAACCTCGGCCTCGGCGAGCCGCACCCCGTCAGCGCCGTGCATGGGCGCGGATCGGGCGACCTGCTCGACGCCGTGCTCGACGCGTTCCCCACGCAGCCCGGGATCTCCGACCGCGAGGAGGAGACCGGCCCGCGGCGCGTGGCGCTGGTCGGCCGGCCCAACGTCGGCAAGTCCAGCCTGCTGAACAAGGTGGCCGGCGCGGACCGGGTGGTGGTCGACCCGGTGGCGGGCACCACGCGCGACTCCGTTGACGAGCTCATCGAGCTGGGCGGCAAGACCTGGAAGTTCGTCGACACCGCCGGGATCCGGCGCCGGTTCCGCGCGCTGCAGGGCGCCGACTACTACGCCACCATGCGCACCTCGGCGACACTGGAGCGCTCCGAGGTCGCGGTCGTGCTCATCGACGTCAGCGAGCCGCTCGCGGAGCAGGACATCCGGGTCGTGGAGCAGGTCCTCGAATCCGGCCGGGCCCTGGTGCTGGCGTTCAACAAGTGGGACACCCTCGACGACGAACGCCGGTACTACCTGGAGAAGGAGATCGACCGCCAGCTCTCCAAGGTGTCCTGGGCGCCGCGGGTGAACATCTCGGCCACGACCGGGCGGCACGTGGAGAAGCTCGTCCCGGCGATCGAGAGAGGGCTGGCGAGCTGGGACTCCCGCATCTCGACCGGACGGCTGAACGGGTGGCTCAAGGAGATCGTGGCCGCCACGCCCCCGCCGGTGCGCGGGGGCAAGCAGCCCAAGATCCTCTTCGCCACGCAGGCCGGGGCCCGCCCGCCGCACTTCGTCCTGTTCACCACCGGCTTCCTGGAGGACGCCTACCGCCGCTTCCTGGAGCGCCGGCTGCGCGAGGACTTCGGTTTCGAGGGGTCCCCGATCAAGCTGAGCATGCGCATCCGGGAGAAGCGCAAGGGCAGCGGCAAGGCGTCGCGGGGCAGCGTCCGCCCCGACTGGAACCGCAAGTAGTTCTTCGCTAAGTGCCGGGCTCATCGTGGTGATCTGGGCGATGAGCCCGGCACTTGGAGTGCGAGCTGGCGCTGGCCGACCGCTCTGACCACACCGGTGAGAGCGGGAATACCCGGTTGAGGGCGAGAGGCGCCGGATCGCCGCGGTGAGGCGGGTTGGGTTAGGTTTGGGCGCGCACGGGTCAACGGACACACAAGGGGATCTGTGGTGGCGCAGCAGGTGGGCGGGTTCCGGCTGATACGGGAGCTGGGCTCGGGCGGGTTCGGCGCGGTGCATCTGGGTGAGGACTCCTCCGGGCGGCGCGCGGCGGTGAAGCTGCTGCATCCGCACCTGGCCAAGGACGCCCAGGTTCGCCGCTACTTCTCCCAGGAGTTGGCCAACGCGCGTCAGGTGCAGGGTTTCTGTGTGGCCGAGATCCTGGACGCCGACGCGGAGGCGGAGCAGCCGTGGCTGGCCACCGAGTACGTCGAGGGCCCCACCCTGGGCCAGGCGGTGCGCGAGCACGGCCCGCGCACGGGGGGCGACTCGCAGCGTCTGGCGGTGCAGACCATCACCGCGCTCGCGGCGATCCACGCCGCCGGGGTGGTGCACCGCGACTTCAAACCCGCCAACATCCTGCTCGGCCCGGACGGGCCGCGGGTGATCGACTTCGGGATCGCCCGCGCGTTGGACGCCGACACCTCCTCGGCCACCCAGATCGGCACTCTTGGCTACATGGCCCCGGAACAACTGGAGGGCACCACCCTGGGCCCGGCCGCTGACCTGTTCGCCTGGGGCGCGATCATCGTCCACGCCGCCACCGGCGCCGAGGCGTTCCCCGGCCCCACCCAGGCCGCCCGGATCAGCCGTACTCTCACACACCCGCCGGAGACGGGGGACCTCGCTGACCCGTTGCTCAGTATCGTCCTGGCCTGCATGGACAAGGACCCCGCCCAACGCCCCACCGCCCGCCAGATCCTCGACATGCTCCTCACCGGACGCACGGCACCCTCCGCACCCGAACCACCCTCCGCAACGCCAACCTTTGAACCATATGCAGACGAAGAAACCCGTCTGCGCCGCGCTGGCGAGGCGGGCGACACCAACGCCATGTTCAACCTCGGCCGTCTGCTGCGTAACGCTGGGCGTGTTGTGGAGGCGGAGCGGTGGTACCGCCAGGCCGCCGAGGCGGGTCACACCAACGCCATGAACAACCTCGGTAACCTGTTGAGTAACGTCGGCCGTATCCAGGAGGCGGAGCGGCGGTACCGCCAGGCCGCCGAGGCGGGCAATCCAAAAGCCATGTACAACCTCGGTCTTCTGCTGAAAGGCGCCGGCCGCGACGAGGAGGCGGAGCGGTGGTACCGCCAGGCCGCCGAGGCGGGTCACACCAACGCCATGAACAACCTCGGCGTTCTGCTGAGGGATGCTGGGCGTGTTGTGGAGGCGGAGCGGTGGTACCGCCAGGCCGCCGAGGCGGGTCACACCAACGCCATGAACAACCTCGGCGTTCTGCTGAGGGATGCTGGGCGTGTTGTGGAGGCGGAGCGGTGGTACCGCCAGGCCGCCGAGGCGGGTCACACCAATGCCATGAACAACCTCGGTAACTTGTTGAGTAACGTCGGCCGTATCCAGGAGGCGGAGCGGTGGTACCGCCAGGCCGTCGAGGCGGGCCGCACCAAGCCATGATCGGCCTCGGCATGCTGAATGCGTTTTTCGGGAGTTCGGCCAGTGGCGCGACTGGGCCGAGAGGATTAGAGCGCAACAGCGGGACTCGGCTGGATTGACCTTCTCAGGCGACGCCGTGCACCAGTAGGGCTGTGTCCGCCCCTACGCAGCAGCGCCGCTCACTGGGTCGGGTGGCCGGATCCGTACGCGTTCGCGCGGCGTGGAGGCCCGGAGCTATGCCTCGGCAGGTGGCCACCAAGGGCCCGGTCCCGGGCTGCGGCCGTACCGGGAACGGCACCGACAGGCTCACTGCCACCCCGGGGCTGCCAGGAAGGGCTCGACCCATTCCCGGAAGCTACTGCCGTGGCGCTCGTGGGCGGCACGCATGAGTGCCTGGGCGTCGTCCGACGGGGTCAGCCCGAACTCGCGTTGCAGGAGAGCGAGGAGTTCGGTGTGGCCGTTGAGCTCTCCCTCGGCGTATTCCAGTTCCTGCCGGTAGTCGGGGTGGCCGAGCAGGTAGGGGGGATCGACGTCGGATCCGGCAACAACCTCGCTGTCCGCGGCGAGCACGAGCAAGAGTTCACGAAGACTGTCGGCGACCACACCGTAGTCGCCCTCGTCACCGAGGATCACGACAGGCAGAGTGGCGAGGTCGGAGCGGCCATCGCAGCGCCACAGCGCGTAC includes the following:
- the scpB gene encoding SMC-Scp complex subunit ScpB gives rise to the protein MRRGLEAVLMVVDQPATEIDLARAFDRSVGEISDTLEELSREYTEQGRGFDLRHVADGWRFYTRPEHADIVEHFLKEGQEVRLTQAALETLAVVAYRQPVARGRVSAVRGVNCDGVMRTLVLRGLIEETGQDPESGALLFRTTNYFLDRLGLRSLDELPDLAPFLPDDIEGIDDTGERTT
- a CDS encoding pseudouridine synthase, producing MNAPRENPKSRGERGSNDQRGERGRSAPRGERGAGSGGKGGPKRRDDKAPERKGAKERGGNRRDGAARGGTGNRETKNDKSAPANRRDGGAGERQTKGGPKGRDDKAPERKGAKERGADRREGAARGGTGERQTKPDKGSPAYRRGGGGKEQRPGSGDRTGQGEQTGKQSESRLSVAARERLAALRADYEPGDGDLPDDRDEYQDVPGGIRLQKALAQAGVASRRASEEMIAAGRVTVDGHLVRRFGARVDPNTSEVRVDGMRVATAPDLMYYALNKPRGVVSTMWDPEGRRTLADYTGQTEERLFHVGRLDTETEGLILLTNDGELANRLTHPRYKVVKTYVAKVPGPVPRGVVTQVRKGVELEDGPVKADSFRVLENLEPKALVEVQLHEGRKRIVRRLLDAVGHPVHELARTRIGPIGLNALKPGTVRVLTAKEVSELYTAAGM
- the aroH gene encoding chorismate mutase, with translation MAVRAVRGAVQVDADERELILEATTELVSAVMQRNELTTDDVISVLFTTTSDLTAEFPALAARKLGFTDVPLMCAGEIAVPHGLPRVVRLMAHVETDRPKSELQHVYLRGAQALRLDIAQ
- a CDS encoding prephenate dehydrogenase gives rise to the protein MVQRAIVVGTGLIGTSIALALRENGVEVALSDPDPATLDLACELGAGSALDPGSMGTPADIAVIAAPPRVIPAVLRDLQDRGLAHVYTDCASVKDSVVRETTRLGCDLATYVPGHPMGGREKHGPSAARADLFLGRSWALCPTGKADPGAVATVAEVARLCGAEPLTLDAARHDSAVALVSHAPHVTSSAVAARMVGGDETALAMAGQGVRDVTRIAAGDPEMWQEILRHNAAPVADILEAVATDLTATAEALRAGGGSGTETVRDLLERGRHGHDRIPGKRGAQRVPGFASLPVVIPDEPDSLGRLFAAVGAAGVNIEDVRIDHSPGLPVGVAQLYVQPEALTELAEVLADQGWSVHA
- the cmk gene encoding (d)CMP kinase — its product is MNAQGNARTTATDEERSAPRGGGPGVVVAIDGPSGSGKSSTARGAAKVRELRYLDTGAMYRAFTWWALRNGVDTADPAAVAAVVSRPAIVMGMDPSDPTVRVDGTDVAQDIRSQEVTENVSAVSAVPEVRARLVALQRDLIAEARSEAGGIVVEGRDITTVVAPEAEVKIYLTASAEARAERRSKEVRSSDIAATQADLMRRDLFDSSRSDSPLTQTEDALELETTGLSLDEVIALVAKLTDEASGEVVRSTGAI
- the der gene encoding ribosome biogenesis GTPase Der, giving the protein MTEFTYATNGPPEGDEETVVKPVVAVVGRPNVGKSSLVNRVIGRRQAVVEDVPGVTRDRVAYDAHWREREFTLVDTGGWDINVSGLAATVARQAEYAAQTADVVLFVVDATVGITDTDEAVTRVLRGAGRPVVLAANKVDGQRQEPEAMELWNLGLGEPHPVSAVHGRGSGDLLDAVLDAFPTQPGISDREEETGPRRVALVGRPNVGKSSLLNKVAGADRVVVDPVAGTTRDSVDELIELGGKTWKFVDTAGIRRRFRALQGADYYATMRTSATLERSEVAVVLIDVSEPLAEQDIRVVEQVLESGRALVLAFNKWDTLDDERRYYLEKEIDRQLSKVSWAPRVNISATTGRHVEKLVPAIERGLASWDSRISTGRLNGWLKEIVAATPPPVRGGKQPKILFATQAGARPPHFVLFTTGFLEDAYRRFLERRLREDFGFEGSPIKLSMRIREKRKGSGKASRGSVRPDWNRK
- a CDS encoding serine/threonine-protein kinase, with the protein product MAQQVGGFRLIRELGSGGFGAVHLGEDSSGRRAAVKLLHPHLAKDAQVRRYFSQELANARQVQGFCVAEILDADAEAEQPWLATEYVEGPTLGQAVREHGPRTGGDSQRLAVQTITALAAIHAAGVVHRDFKPANILLGPDGPRVIDFGIARALDADTSSATQIGTLGYMAPEQLEGTTLGPAADLFAWGAIIVHAATGAEAFPGPTQAARISRTLTHPPETGDLADPLLSIVLACMDKDPAQRPTARQILDMLLTGRTAPSAPEPPSATPTFEPYADEETRLRRAGEAGDTNAMFNLGRLLRNAGRVVEAERWYRQAAEAGHTNAMNNLGNLLSNVGRIQEAERRYRQAAEAGNPKAMYNLGLLLKGAGRDEEAERWYRQAAEAGHTNAMNNLGVLLRDAGRVVEAERWYRQAAEAGHTNAMNNLGVLLRDAGRVVEAERWYRQAAEAGHTNAMNNLGNLLSNVGRIQEAERWYRQAVEAGRTKP